The following proteins are co-located in the Desulfoscipio sp. XC116 genome:
- a CDS encoding rhodanese-like domain-containing protein translates to MWRKAAAVIRHLAGNQGWSPLRRRFGLNTADTAVLSTPQEFAEGYIPSALNVEVTQLPQEVDELTQYLGKPVVTVRRSAVRSAYAALFLRGYGFPLLIYHILYCVF, encoded by the coding sequence TTGTGGCGGAAGGCCGCGGCAGTAATCCGCCATTTAGCCGGCAACCAGGGCTGGTCGCCCCTGCGCCGGCGGTTCGGGCTCAATACCGCGGATACCGCGGTATTGAGCACCCCGCAGGAGTTTGCGGAAGGGTACATACCGAGTGCGCTTAATGTTGAGGTAACTCAGTTACCCCAGGAGGTGGACGAGCTGACCCAATACCTGGGAAAGCCAGTGGTGACCGTCCGTAGAAGCGCGGTACGCTCCGCTTATGCGGCCCTGTTCCTGCGAGGCTACGGCTTTCCCCTTTTAATATACCATATCTTATATTGCGTATTTTAA
- a CDS encoding Fic family protein, translated as MEQYSRVIVLWQSYKILSATDLDKYLDSFRILFAFHSGKIENGDITYHDTREIFENGRVVGYTGSPRALFEQQNQKLCYEFLKKKILKKDPLDIELVKEMHRVLTGGTYDERRYIGNEERPGEFKKHDYVTGVHDVGSAAEDVENDLAELIAELNTYEGGDVLKAAAYLHARFEYIHPFADGNGRVGRTLMNYYLMTHGHPPLIVYDEDKRLYYRCLQKYDEAEELSHLYEFFKYETEKTWAKALTLAGGMKPDHKGLADFT; from the coding sequence TTGGAACAATACAGCCGGGTTATCGTGCTGTGGCAGTCATATAAAATACTGTCCGCCACCGATCTTGATAAATATCTTGACAGCTTCCGTATCCTGTTCGCTTTCCATTCCGGAAAGATAGAGAACGGGGATATCACCTACCATGATACCAGGGAAATATTTGAAAACGGCAGGGTGGTAGGTTACACAGGAAGTCCCCGTGCCCTGTTTGAACAGCAGAATCAGAAGCTGTGCTATGAGTTTTTAAAGAAAAAAATTCTGAAAAAGGACCCTCTTGACATAGAATTGGTTAAGGAGATGCACAGGGTTCTCACCGGCGGGACATACGATGAGCGCAGGTATATTGGCAATGAGGAGCGGCCGGGTGAATTTAAAAAACACGATTATGTAACCGGAGTCCACGATGTTGGCTCCGCCGCGGAAGATGTGGAAAACGACCTGGCGGAGCTGATTGCTGAGTTAAACACGTATGAGGGCGGGGATGTTTTGAAAGCCGCCGCCTACTTACACGCGAGATTTGAGTATATCCATCCCTTCGCGGACGGTAACGGACGTGTCGGCAGGACGCTTATGAATTACTATCTCATGACACACGGCCACCCGCCCCTTATTGTCTATGACGAGGATAAGCGGCTGTATTACCGGTGCCTGCAAAAGTATGACGAAGCCGAGGAATTAAGCCACCTGTATGAGTTTTTTAAGTATGAAACGGAAAAAACATGGGCAAAGGCGCTGACTCTCGCAGGCGGTATGAAGCCGGACCACAAGGGCCTGGCGGATTTTACTTAA
- a CDS encoding tetratricopeptide repeat protein, which translates to MKRISVTNRTLVILTVILGLILATGYFATPKLMAFVIKEYEQAGNQDKVVVLRERLIRFFPGTVEARWQAYALTDSFLQREERVIIGPGFITGGAEEYISVPPKEVIYCLQKVAAAQKEALWKYNIFEKLAEFYHFQSNYQEAEKHYLIAAHGFEEADPGFRIAEINVKLVDMYLEAGKLEKALSLIEQNLRKYPDLYHGEFLSWKGDVLFRLGDYGQAKECYRDALAQAEERWNRLRPEKEENINATLSQQPVYRHSESRLEIIRSMETGGEVQSGKVKGEILRENTPMPNVLVYLINEKEYDGCISEFEGLEYKTDAQGKFEFDRVVPGRYFIVLELVPGDLAGLGKFKELEEFTVEAGKTQELKYVFQSKVNILEPTGEQTFSPGEKLKIVWEEVPQAEAYHLLITLELDNGYVSRVYRSDLKGNSYLFNPQGLALRELNFVNRSDGDVLVPSAILGGFYQGAKIFFAIEAVDREGSSISDSEGYVLQLNGNYPSIQVQGTTPISPGDKLVMERKYPEAVNAYIKELKEKPRNPHALLSLARLYNYGWTKGTSDLRKAVGYYEQLLQIKRDKFLVEEAAGAHDQAGNYQIAIKLYEEIADEMSKSIFWDHHMGKLYLKTGQAEKALDYYRTYLNKEREFQDLGPVMAFLYHDNISGAIKLLKENSYSQRIRYNSDGETEKPADINLLISNLESYHNGAKSVLNRDDFHKYLREIINIDGSNRFEKVRAFQSKIASLGDKDVLVIVLGELAKDRR; encoded by the coding sequence ATGAAAAGGATTTCAGTGACCAATAGAACATTGGTTATCCTGACAGTTATCCTGGGATTAATTTTGGCAACCGGATATTTTGCCACCCCCAAGCTGATGGCTTTTGTAATAAAAGAATATGAACAGGCGGGTAACCAGGATAAAGTCGTTGTTTTAAGGGAACGGTTGATCCGTTTCTTCCCGGGCACGGTAGAAGCCCGTTGGCAGGCTTATGCTTTGACTGATAGTTTCTTGCAGAGGGAAGAACGGGTGATAATTGGGCCGGGGTTTATTACTGGTGGGGCCGAAGAATATATCTCTGTTCCCCCCAAAGAAGTAATTTATTGTCTTCAGAAGGTAGCGGCAGCCCAAAAAGAAGCGCTGTGGAAATACAATATTTTTGAAAAATTAGCTGAGTTTTACCATTTTCAGAGTAATTACCAGGAGGCGGAAAAACATTACCTTATTGCGGCACATGGTTTTGAAGAAGCAGACCCAGGCTTTAGAATTGCGGAAATCAACGTGAAACTGGTTGATATGTATTTGGAAGCAGGTAAATTGGAGAAGGCCCTTTCTTTGATTGAACAAAATTTAAGAAAGTATCCGGATCTGTATCATGGAGAATTCCTTTCCTGGAAAGGTGATGTTCTTTTCCGTCTCGGGGATTACGGTCAGGCGAAAGAGTGTTACCGTGATGCTTTAGCACAAGCGGAAGAAAGGTGGAATAGACTTAGACCGGAAAAGGAAGAGAATATTAATGCCACTCTTAGTCAACAGCCGGTGTACCGGCACAGTGAGTCCAGATTGGAGATCATCCGCTCCATGGAGACAGGTGGGGAGGTTCAGAGTGGCAAAGTCAAAGGGGAAATTTTACGAGAGAATACTCCGATGCCCAATGTTTTGGTTTATCTGATAAATGAAAAAGAATATGATGGCTGTATAAGCGAATTTGAGGGGCTTGAATACAAGACAGACGCCCAAGGGAAATTTGAATTTGACAGAGTGGTTCCCGGCAGATACTTTATTGTCCTGGAGTTAGTGCCTGGAGATTTAGCAGGATTGGGAAAATTTAAGGAGCTGGAGGAATTTACAGTTGAAGCAGGAAAAACTCAGGAGCTGAAATATGTATTCCAATCGAAGGTAAATATCCTGGAACCTACCGGGGAGCAAACCTTTAGCCCGGGTGAAAAGTTGAAGATCGTGTGGGAAGAAGTTCCTCAGGCGGAAGCTTATCATCTCCTCATTACATTGGAACTGGACAATGGATATGTATCCCGGGTTTACCGTTCGGACCTGAAAGGAAATTCTTATCTGTTTAATCCTCAAGGATTGGCACTGCGGGAGCTGAATTTTGTGAATAGGAGTGATGGGGACGTACTCGTTCCCTCGGCAATTCTGGGCGGCTTCTATCAAGGGGCAAAAATTTTCTTCGCAATAGAAGCTGTGGATCGTGAGGGAAGTTCCATCTCTGACAGTGAGGGCTATGTACTGCAGCTTAATGGAAACTATCCGTCTATTCAAGTACAGGGGACTACCCCTATATCTCCCGGAGATAAACTGGTCATGGAAAGGAAATACCCTGAGGCTGTTAATGCCTATATCAAGGAACTAAAAGAAAAACCCCGGAATCCCCACGCCTTACTTTCACTGGCCCGTCTTTATAATTATGGCTGGACGAAAGGAACTTCTGATCTCCGAAAGGCTGTAGGATATTACGAACAACTGCTGCAAATTAAACGGGATAAGTTTTTAGTGGAGGAGGCAGCCGGGGCCCATGATCAGGCAGGCAATTATCAGATAGCCATAAAGCTTTATGAGGAAATTGCCGATGAGATGAGCAAAAGTATTTTCTGGGACCATCATATGGGGAAACTCTATTTAAAAACAGGCCAGGCGGAAAAGGCTCTGGACTATTACCGGACATATCTGAATAAAGAGAGAGAATTCCAGGATCTCGGCCCGGTGATGGCATTTCTTTATCATGATAATATCTCTGGAGCTATTAAACTACTAAAGGAAAACAGCTATTCTCAGAGAATACGATACAACAGTGATGGAGAAACGGAAAAACCGGCGGATATAAATTTGCTGATCAGCAATTTGGAAAGCTATCATAACGGTGCGAAAAGTGTCTTGAACAGAGATGACTTTCACAAGTACTTACGGGAGATTATCAATATTGACGGCAGCAACCGTTTTGAAAAAGTGCGCGCTTTCCAAAGCAAAATTGCATCTTTAGGGGATAAGGATGTGCTTGTCATAGTATTGGGAGAGCTGGCTAAGGATAGAAGGTGA